A genome region from Pelodiscus sinensis isolate JC-2024 chromosome 27, ASM4963464v1, whole genome shotgun sequence includes the following:
- the BNIP5 gene encoding protein BNIP5 produces METPRNKPGESESHSRGKFLSLDRKEAKKVLEMYVKRTLSNGEDSLAAKKRVEEAKGVQGKRTRKLRRAASDFYEYSGSRLVTRKGQADRARAARPADAASVQSKPLACGNATEEEQKPKGKGLKSLPPGKTQHPWIKALLNFFFQKNTDDHKEHACKKTKEKEASLQGAPTGTEAEVATRIGVNSSASLQPGKPSKKRSSLKRAFSFKKHTAEEEKKAGMEAGMKAKRPSFLPLRNSHRPSSVRGERELYCTQVSEEIQQIIQGNESKGNRKQSYQGPSRPAGTPESEEAIIRKIVALLKSTGDHLDEQIREDTSLTTFFQEISYSSFKHLADVYVRKEVTAQGPEMSPEELQFAFAVHLTAKVAGICNHAVNRIMGFGTQYLQDTFVQFSYSKHVRDGEKFHISSGESPD; encoded by the exons ATGGAAACCCCGAGGAACAAGCCAGGAGAAAGCGAGAGCCACTCGAGGGGAAAGTTCCTGTCGCTGGACAGGAAGGAAGCGAAGAAGGTGCTGGAAATGTATGTCAAGCGCACGCTGAGCAACGGTGAGGATTCCCTGGCTGCTAAGAAGAGGGTGGAGGAGGCCAAGGGCGTGCAGGGGAAGAGGACGAGGAAGCTCCGGCGAGCAGCAAGTGATTTCTACGAGTACTCCGGTTCCAGGTTAGTCACGAGGAAGGGCCAAGCCGacagagccagggcagcaaggccAGCAGATGCTGCCAGTGTGCAGAGCAAACCGTTGGCTTGTGGGAATGCTACCGAAGAGGAGCAGAAGCCAAAAGGAAAAGGTTTGAAGAGCTTGCCCCCAGGGAAAACCCAACACCCTTGGATCAAGGCGCTGCTGAATttcttcttccagaaaaacactgatgatCATAAAGAACACGCCTGtaaaaagacaaaggaaaaagAAGCCAGCTTGCAGGGGGCTCCTACTGGCACGGAGGCAGAAGTGGCTACAAGAATTGGAGTAAACTCCAGTGCATCGCTGCAGCCTGGGAAACCCAGTAAAAAGAGATCCAGCCTCAAGAGAGCTTTCTCCTTTAAGAAACACACCgcggaggaggagaagaaagcgGGGATGGAAGCAGGGATGAAAGCAAAGAGGCCCAGCTTTCTTCCACTGCGGAACAGTCACCGGCCATCGTCAG TCAGGGGAGAGCGAGAGCTTTACTGCACACAAGTCTCAGAAGAGATCCAACAGATAATCCAGGGCAATGAATCCAAAGGAAACAGGAAGCAGAGTTACCAAGGGCCATCAAGACCTGCTGGCACGCCTGAATCCG AAGAAGCCATCATAAGAAAAATCGTTGCCTTGCTCAAGAGCACTGGGGACCACTTGGATGAGCAG ATAAGAGAAGACACAAGTCTCACCACGTTCTTCCAAGAGATCTCCTACAGCTCCTTCAAGCACCTGGCGGATGTCTATGTCCGCAAGGAAGTGACGGCCCAAGGGCCGGAGATGTCTCCGGAAGAGCTACAATTTGCATTCGCGGTGCACTTAACTGCCAAGGTGGCTGGCATCTGTAACCACGCGGTGAACAGGATCATGGGCTTTGGCACCCAGTATCTACAGGATACGTTTGTGCAGTTCTCCTACAGCAAGCACGTCAGG GACGGGGAGAAGTTCCACATTAGCAGCGGTGAAAGCCCCGACTGA